Proteins from a genomic interval of Methanofollis formosanus:
- a CDS encoding HAD family hydrolase — MSETAIDLDRVEGVLFDCYDTLLDVSTDERSLESYRHLCIWAAYQGVRIDPEVLRDEYRQRIGEAMEAVGGEYPEVRVEDIFAGICRDYAVWPVDTADLSIHFARSFRAATARKVCAFPRTRRLLSAFDGYRLGIVSNGQRVFSEIELRMFGLYPFFDTVVFSSDIGCKKPDRRIFFAALGRLGITPQEALFIGDSRKNDLEPSRALGMQTLHIKEAWDLFVV; from the coding sequence ATGTCTGAAACGGCGATAGACCTGGACCGGGTGGAAGGGGTGCTCTTCGATTGTTACGACACCCTGCTTGACGTCAGCACCGACGAACGGAGCCTCGAGTCCTACCGGCACCTCTGTATCTGGGCGGCATATCAGGGCGTGCGCATCGATCCTGAGGTGCTCCGTGACGAGTACCGGCAGCGGATCGGGGAGGCGATGGAGGCGGTCGGCGGAGAGTATCCCGAGGTGAGGGTGGAAGACATTTTTGCCGGGATATGCCGGGACTATGCGGTCTGGCCGGTCGACACCGCGGACCTCAGCATCCACTTCGCCCGTTCGTTCAGGGCGGCGACCGCCAGAAAAGTCTGCGCCTTCCCGAGGACCCGCCGTCTCCTCTCGGCCTTCGATGGCTACCGCCTCGGGATCGTCTCCAACGGGCAACGGGTTTTCTCGGAGATCGAACTGCGGATGTTCGGGCTCTACCCCTTCTTCGATACCGTCGTCTTCTCCTCAGACATCGGGTGCAAGAAGCCTGACAGACGGATCTTCTTTGCCGCGCTCGGCCGTCTCGGGATCACGCCGCAGGAGGCCCTTTTTATCGGAGACTCCCGGAAAAACGATCTCGAACCCTCAAGGGCACTCGGGATGCAGACCCTTCATATCAAAGAGGCCTGGGATCTCTTTGTGGTCTGA
- a CDS encoding phosphotransferase family protein, with translation MGSERYVATLTPGDLFRDWLVSLYDGRLRDPACRVKVSLIRPASHTVCRYTSEEGDLDVVVKFFAEPTGRNREYDPARAMKREYRMLKMAQKAQVPVAGPVAVNRTFNCALVTTYVPGTPLGTHIKNRSSLSSRLSAVAGVMRRLHARSSSSYEKTREFSTFHDVLDQVGLPDDDRDRFNRLLGEWWRSGDLDRRRGCMIHRDATPANYLFTEDGVTAIDFESAWTRAHPVHDLGILCAEMKNLFRKRYGDPGAAEPYVGHFLREYAGSTDEFEAITTAFPFFMAEGYLRTARLKVDDGDRRWLIREAERCLKRR, from the coding sequence ATGGGGTCTGAACGGTATGTGGCCACCTTAACACCCGGAGATCTCTTCAGGGACTGGCTGGTCTCGCTCTACGACGGCCGGCTCCGCGACCCCGCTTGCCGGGTGAAGGTCTCCCTGATCAGACCGGCGTCGCACACGGTCTGCCGCTACACCTCTGAAGAAGGAGACCTGGACGTCGTCGTGAAGTTCTTCGCCGAACCGACCGGGAGAAACCGGGAGTACGACCCGGCGCGGGCGATGAAAAGGGAGTATCGTATGCTGAAAATGGCACAGAAGGCTCAGGTTCCGGTTGCGGGGCCGGTCGCCGTGAACAGGACGTTCAACTGCGCCCTTGTCACCACCTATGTCCCCGGCACCCCGCTCGGCACTCATATCAAGAACCGGTCGTCTCTCTCTTCCCGCCTCTCGGCCGTGGCCGGGGTGATGCGCCGGCTTCATGCCAGGAGTTCCTCGTCGTACGAGAAGACCAGGGAGTTCTCGACCTTCCATGACGTCCTCGATCAGGTCGGACTTCCCGACGATGACCGAGACCGCTTCAACCGTCTGCTCGGCGAGTGGTGGCGTTCGGGCGACCTCGACCGGCGCCGCGGCTGCATGATCCACCGGGACGCCACGCCGGCAAACTATCTCTTCACAGAGGACGGAGTGACCGCCATCGACTTCGAGAGTGCCTGGACACGCGCCCACCCGGTCCACGACCTCGGGATCCTCTGTGCCGAGATGAAAAATCTGTTCAGGAAGCGGTACGGTGATCCCGGTGCCGCCGAACCATATGTCGGCCATTTTCTCAGGGAATATGCAGGTTCGACCGACGAGTTCGAGGCGATCACGACAGCGTTCCCCTTCTTCATGGCAGAGGGGTATCTCAGGACGGCCAGACTGAAGGTCGATGACGGGGATCGGCGGTGGTTGATCAGGGAGGCTGAACGATGTCTGAAACGGCGATAG
- a CDS encoding glycosyltransferase family 4 protein has translation MQPLKIAFFCWESLHGLRVGGLAPAATNLAEALAREHEVHFFTRGGGPAEKNGVIYHYCDPKGSNIVEFCRDLSMRSLRLFKKADSPPFDLLHFHDWHFVEALHRLKGRRTVLSFHSTEYGRNGNKKGGWWEFREISGKEWYGAYIAGRVVAVSETLRREVMDLYNVPGWKVDAVRNGIDPELYGHLVDAREVKEEYGIHSHAPLVFFGGRLVYQKGPDLLVKAIPAVLKNRGDTQFIFAGEGDMRHWLDKRLKGAPAQALGYVEEPKFVRLLNAADIVAIPSRNEPFGLILTEAWSAGRCVVASDVGGLSENIEHFVDGVKVPVSSRGIADGINAVIGDHDLCTSLGRRGREKVEREFRWDAVAGKMLEVYRKVL, from the coding sequence GTGCAGCCGTTGAAGATCGCGTTCTTCTGCTGGGAGTCGCTCCACGGCCTTCGGGTCGGTGGCCTTGCGCCCGCGGCGACCAACCTCGCCGAGGCCCTGGCCCGCGAGCACGAGGTCCACTTCTTTACCAGAGGGGGCGGCCCTGCCGAGAAAAACGGCGTTATCTACCACTATTGCGACCCGAAAGGATCGAACATCGTCGAATTCTGTCGCGACCTCTCCATGCGCTCTCTCCGACTCTTCAAGAAGGCCGACTCCCCGCCCTTCGACCTCCTCCACTTCCATGACTGGCACTTTGTGGAGGCCCTCCACCGGCTCAAAGGTCGCAGGACTGTCCTGTCCTTCCATTCGACTGAGTACGGGAGGAACGGCAACAAGAAAGGAGGATGGTGGGAGTTTCGCGAGATCTCGGGGAAGGAGTGGTACGGGGCATACATTGCCGGGCGGGTGGTCGCGGTCTCAGAGACGCTGCGGCGGGAGGTGATGGACCTGTACAATGTCCCCGGCTGGAAGGTGGACGCGGTCAGGAACGGGATCGACCCTGAACTCTACGGCCATCTGGTTGATGCGCGGGAGGTGAAAGAGGAGTACGGGATTCATTCCCATGCACCTCTTGTCTTCTTCGGGGGCCGTCTCGTCTATCAGAAAGGGCCCGACCTCCTCGTCAAGGCGATCCCGGCGGTTCTGAAGAACCGGGGGGACACGCAGTTCATCTTCGCCGGGGAAGGAGATATGCGCCACTGGCTGGACAAACGCCTCAAGGGCGCCCCTGCGCAGGCCCTCGGATATGTGGAGGAGCCCAAGTTTGTCAGACTTCTCAATGCCGCCGATATCGTCGCCATCCCGAGCAGAAACGAACCTTTCGGGCTGATCCTTACCGAGGCCTGGAGCGCCGGGAGGTGCGTCGTCGCCTCCGATGTCGGCGGGCTTTCCGAGAACATCGAACATTTCGTGGACGGCGTGAAAGTACCGGTCTCTTCCAGGGGGATCGCGGACGGGATCAACGCCGTGATCGGCGACCATGACCTCTGTACTTCTCTCGGTCGCCGGGGAAGAGAAAAGGTGGAGCGGGAGTTCAGGTGGGACGCGGTGGCCGGGAAGATGCTTGAGGTCTATCGGAAGGTGCTCTGA
- a CDS encoding glycoside hydrolase family 57 protein, which yields MAELCLGFEVHQPFRLNPEFIPEMAKGRRDLARYYFAPSNREIIGRVAERCYIPATEILLDALDEGLRCALSFSGTVIEQLDRWCPDALALFTEAARHHRTEVLGQTYYHSLVGFFDETAEFVEQVRMHAALMEELFGKRPKVAENTEFALNNTLAAAVRDLGFSAVYTEGAGWVLGERSPNEPYTCQGIPVLMRNCPLSDDIGFRFSWEEWDKYPLTPETYAGWTAASPGSCAHVFVDYETFGEHHAIGTGILAFLEDLHPACEEAGVAYLLPSEAAALPPAGDLDLPWMVSWADMEKDGSAWLGNSRQRSAFFALQNAPARAQRPELWRYFGTSDHFYYLASKDGACGDVHTYFCPDNLDGQTGAYEVYLRVLSHLDTRSLPKGRRALASLPAEKAFHFFHPDGTYTGRSAHSLLEFEQVLAEVPEDSVLWHLHRGDYVRWLEGVFGERRLAGTVAACRTPGAISDAVQRRRSELCSR from the coding sequence ATGGCCGAACTCTGCCTGGGTTTTGAGGTGCACCAACCTTTCCGTCTCAATCCCGAGTTCATACCAGAGATGGCGAAGGGACGGCGGGACCTTGCGAGATATTACTTTGCTCCGTCCAACCGGGAGATCATCGGCCGGGTGGCCGAACGGTGCTATATCCCGGCGACCGAGATCCTGCTCGACGCCCTGGACGAAGGGTTGCGGTGCGCCCTCTCTTTCTCCGGGACGGTCATCGAACAACTCGACCGATGGTGCCCTGACGCCCTCGCGCTCTTCACCGAGGCGGCCCGCCACCACCGCACCGAGGTCCTGGGCCAGACCTACTATCACAGCCTGGTCGGATTTTTTGATGAGACCGCCGAGTTTGTCGAGCAGGTCAGGATGCATGCCGCGCTGATGGAAGAACTCTTCGGGAAGAGGCCGAAGGTGGCCGAGAACACCGAGTTCGCCCTGAACAACACCCTCGCCGCCGCGGTCCGCGACCTGGGGTTCTCGGCCGTCTACACTGAGGGGGCCGGCTGGGTGCTCGGCGAGCGGAGCCCGAACGAGCCGTACACCTGCCAGGGGATCCCGGTACTGATGCGCAACTGCCCCCTCTCAGACGATATCGGGTTCCGGTTTTCGTGGGAAGAATGGGACAAGTACCCCCTCACCCCGGAGACCTATGCCGGATGGACCGCCGCCTCGCCGGGCTCGTGCGCCCATGTCTTCGTCGATTACGAGACCTTCGGCGAACATCACGCCATCGGGACCGGTATCCTCGCCTTCCTGGAAGACCTCCACCCGGCATGCGAGGAGGCCGGGGTTGCCTATCTCCTTCCCTCGGAAGCCGCGGCCCTCCCTCCTGCCGGCGACCTTGACCTCCCCTGGATGGTCTCCTGGGCTGACATGGAGAAGGACGGTTCGGCCTGGCTTGGGAACTCCCGGCAGAGAAGCGCCTTTTTCGCCCTGCAAAATGCGCCGGCACGGGCGCAGCGCCCCGAACTCTGGCGGTATTTCGGGACGAGCGACCACTTCTACTATCTCGCCTCCAAGGACGGGGCCTGCGGAGACGTCCACACCTATTTCTGTCCCGACAACCTGGACGGGCAGACCGGGGCCTATGAGGTCTACTTGCGCGTCCTCTCCCATCTCGACACCCGCAGCCTCCCGAAGGGCCGCCGGGCGCTCGCCTCGCTCCCGGCAGAGAAGGCCTTCCACTTCTTCCACCCGGACGGGACGTACACCGGCAGGTCGGCCCACAGTCTCCTGGAGTTCGAGCAGGTTCTTGCCGAGGTCCCGGAAGACTCGGTCCTCTGGCACCTGCACCGCGGCGACTATGTCAGGTGGCTGGAGGGGGTCTTCGGGGAGCGCCGTCTGGCCGGCACCGTCGCCGCCTGCCGGACGCCCGGTGCGATCAGCGACGCCGTACAGAGGAGGAGGTCTGAACTGTGCAGCCGTTGA
- a CDS encoding carboxymuconolactone decarboxylase family protein, with amino-acid sequence MDYEEKLAAILEEGTAETAARWLSEIEGEFGRAPLILKRMGERPEVLISHLLYKNSVFETSHLDPKCIELISLAVGAALKCRHCVEYHIQAARAKGATRDEVLETILIAGLASNASVLADAYRVMDEEAPADACLSCDIQASNGDL; translated from the coding sequence ATGGACTACGAAGAGAAACTCGCCGCCATCCTCGAGGAGGGCACCGCGGAGACTGCAGCACGCTGGCTTTCTGAGATTGAGGGGGAGTTCGGCCGGGCGCCTCTGATCCTGAAAAGGATGGGAGAGCGGCCTGAGGTGCTGATCTCCCATCTTTTGTACAAGAACTCGGTCTTTGAGACCAGCCACCTGGACCCCAAGTGCATCGAACTGATCAGCCTTGCTGTCGGCGCCGCTCTCAAGTGCCGCCATTGCGTGGAGTACCACATCCAGGCGGCCAGGGCCAAGGGTGCGACTCGCGACGAGGTCCTGGAGACGATCCTCATCGCCGGCCTCGCGTCCAATGCCTCGGTCCTCGCCGATGCCTACCGGGTGATGGACGAGGAAGCGCCTGCCGATGCCTGCCTCTCCTGCGACATCCAGGCCTCGAACGGCGACCTGTAG
- a CDS encoding methanogenesis marker 7 protein, which yields MIFVPITYKGGVYRHDEVVDLIEDLGGYIVQKHMIAQEVVLQCLVPREDVDLIREVGKPLGGEVIVAPLVGTEIAVVSPSLEIHHLPHASCDVAEYLRRAGAKTNMVGLARGFGKRIANLNVEERDVINEHDLAVYVLGSFETCIEEKFPALRRGITVPIVLTGAPDAERLKAIIDPPVEGYVGGLGRCMHRTKKPEELATLDAMVEEVSRALDERREAIAKDPLSVSPARLMDVIMENLPAIHMVHHPTPVTVQIAGLRVKLPYDEYAQSLKEIEIEGGVTVGDVAEALPSRMRNYIWVRIKPFSETNLMV from the coding sequence GTGATCTTTGTTCCGATCACCTACAAGGGCGGCGTCTACCGCCATGACGAGGTCGTCGACCTCATCGAAGATCTGGGCGGATATATTGTCCAGAAACACATGATCGCCCAGGAGGTCGTCCTCCAGTGTCTGGTCCCGAGAGAGGACGTCGACCTGATCCGCGAGGTGGGCAAACCCCTCGGCGGCGAGGTGATCGTCGCCCCGCTGGTGGGCACCGAGATCGCCGTCGTCTCGCCGAGTCTGGAGATCCATCATCTCCCCCATGCCTCCTGCGATGTGGCCGAGTATCTCCGGCGGGCCGGGGCGAAGACCAACATGGTCGGACTGGCCCGCGGATTCGGCAAGCGGATTGCGAACCTCAATGTCGAGGAGCGGGACGTGATCAACGAGCACGACCTGGCGGTCTATGTGCTCGGCTCCTTCGAGACCTGCATCGAGGAGAAGTTCCCGGCCCTGCGGCGGGGGATAACGGTCCCGATCGTCCTGACCGGCGCCCCAGACGCAGAAAGGCTGAAGGCGATCATCGACCCGCCGGTGGAGGGATATGTCGGGGGCCTGGGAAGGTGCATGCACCGGACCAAGAAGCCCGAGGAACTCGCGACCCTGGACGCGATGGTCGAGGAGGTCTCCAGGGCGCTCGACGAGCGGCGTGAGGCGATCGCCAAGGATCCGCTCTCGGTCTCGCCGGCGAGGCTGATGGACGTGATCATGGAGAACCTGCCCGCGATTCACATGGTGCACCACCCGACGCCGGTCACGGTCCAGATCGCGGGGCTGCGGGTGAAACTCCCGTATGACGAATATGCACAGTCACTCAAGGAGATTGAGATCGAAGGAGGCGTGACCGTCGGGGATGTCGCCGAGGCGCTCCCGTCACGGATGCGCAACTACATATGGGTCAGGATTAAACCCTTCTCCGAGACCAATCTCATGGTGTGA
- a CDS encoding methanogenesis marker 17 protein, with translation MPIEYFVVECPEERGKKAYEDVANDVLLDLDLVRIVQKIHIFVDPGVPLFVAVGTTHPAGALVRIRDAADVNVDEEGRAVLSIGNETYLAPMLEALWARYGKEHVDQPDRFSVLVTVPAGENPRGIEEIVIADPEDGLYKDLVYALQIIAPEGFKVRRQYHRAGVFYYVASEDTLPEEVVETIVAEKFEKVGVVL, from the coding sequence ATGCCAATCGAGTACTTCGTGGTCGAGTGTCCCGAGGAACGGGGGAAGAAGGCCTACGAGGATGTCGCCAACGACGTCCTCCTCGACCTTGACCTGGTCAGGATCGTGCAGAAGATCCACATCTTCGTCGACCCCGGGGTGCCGCTCTTCGTGGCGGTGGGGACCACCCATCCGGCCGGGGCCCTGGTCAGGATACGGGACGCCGCCGACGTGAACGTGGACGAGGAAGGCCGGGCGGTCCTCTCGATCGGGAACGAGACCTATCTTGCGCCGATGCTCGAGGCCCTCTGGGCACGCTACGGCAAGGAACATGTCGATCAGCCCGACCGGTTCTCGGTGCTGGTCACCGTGCCCGCCGGTGAGAACCCGCGCGGGATCGAGGAGATCGTCATCGCCGATCCCGAAGACGGGCTGTACAAAGATCTGGTCTATGCCCTCCAGATCATCGCCCCCGAGGGCTTCAAGGTCCGCCGGCAATACCACCGGGCCGGGGTCTTCTATTATGTGGCAAGCGAGGACACCCTCCCTGAGGAGGTGGTCGAGACCATCGTCGCCGAGAAATTTGAGAAGGTCGGGGTGGTGCTGTGA
- a CDS encoding methanogenesis marker 15 protein, giving the protein MTEKVRIAQLSCGPEYSGVQKEIYDAAEMVDAEVFFPDIALVDVQQGFSGFGLDVRSPDLKLAIARAKALVEGRIDADAVFIATCFRCAEAAIVRNELRRYIHENSALPVVSYSFTERTTSGTLLTRMEALTTIARRRALLAREEQEGITLGIDSGSSTTKAVVMKDNEIVGTGWLPTTEVLKSAEGVVDLALQEAGIRFDEIEAIGTTGYGRYLIGKKFNAQLVQEELTVNSKGAVYLADRQHGPATVIDIGGMDNKAISVQDGIPGTFTMGGICAGASGRFLEMTAKRLGVDITELGPLAMKGMGDTVPMNSYCIVFGTQSLVNALAEGSAREDVAAAACHSVAEQVFEQQLQEVDIKEPVIMVGGTSLIQGLVRAMGDLLQTEIVVPPHSQYIGSVGSALLASGYIRGE; this is encoded by the coding sequence GTGACCGAGAAGGTGCGGATCGCGCAACTCTCCTGTGGTCCGGAGTACTCGGGGGTCCAGAAGGAGATCTATGATGCGGCCGAGATGGTGGACGCCGAGGTCTTCTTCCCCGACATCGCCCTCGTCGACGTGCAGCAGGGCTTCTCCGGGTTCGGGCTCGACGTGAGAAGTCCTGACCTCAAACTCGCGATCGCACGGGCAAAGGCCCTGGTCGAGGGACGGATCGACGCCGACGCCGTCTTCATCGCCACCTGTTTCAGGTGTGCGGAGGCGGCGATCGTCAGAAACGAACTGCGCCGGTACATCCACGAGAACTCGGCCCTCCCGGTGGTCTCGTACTCCTTCACCGAACGGACGACCTCGGGCACCCTGCTCACCAGGATGGAGGCCCTCACCACCATCGCCAGGCGGCGGGCCCTCCTCGCCCGCGAGGAGCAGGAAGGGATCACCCTCGGGATCGACTCGGGGTCCTCGACCACCAAGGCGGTGGTGATGAAGGACAACGAGATCGTCGGGACCGGGTGGCTGCCTACCACCGAGGTACTGAAGAGCGCCGAGGGGGTCGTCGACCTCGCCCTCCAGGAGGCGGGGATCAGGTTCGACGAGATCGAGGCCATCGGTACCACCGGGTACGGCCGCTATCTTATCGGGAAGAAGTTCAATGCGCAACTCGTCCAGGAAGAACTGACTGTCAACTCGAAGGGTGCGGTCTACCTTGCCGACCGGCAGCACGGGCCGGCGACGGTCATCGACATCGGCGGGATGGACAACAAGGCCATCTCGGTCCAGGACGGGATCCCGGGCACCTTCACGATGGGCGGGATCTGCGCCGGGGCGTCGGGCCGGTTCCTGGAGATGACCGCAAAGCGGCTCGGGGTCGACATCACCGAACTCGGTCCCCTCGCGATGAAAGGAATGGGCGACACGGTCCCGATGAACTCGTACTGTATCGTCTTCGGGACGCAGAGCCTGGTCAACGCCCTCGCCGAGGGGAGCGCCCGCGAGGACGTCGCCGCCGCGGCCTGCCACTCAGTGGCCGAGCAGGTCTTTGAGCAGCAGCTCCAGGAGGTGGATATCAAGGAGCCGGTGATCATGGTCGGCGGCACCTCGCTCATCCAGGGGCTGGTCCGTGCGATGGGCGACCTCCTCCAGACCGAGATCGTCGTCCCGCCGCATTCCCAGTATATCGGGTCGGTCGGGAGTGCGCTTCTCGCTTCCGGGTATATCAGGGGAGAGTAG
- a CDS encoding methanogenesis marker 5 protein — translation MVKVFIYPATSLILSDMVARFGHEPLGSAIGIRERIQTPGFESPPLQITPEEPKKGLKWAAVEVPSGVRGRMAVYGPLIEEAEAAIIIKDPDYAFGCMGCARTNELIQFHLRNKGIPVLDVAYPTSDEEGVGFVAALKEFLTGLETEGSA, via the coding sequence ATGGTGAAGGTGTTTATCTATCCGGCGACAAGCCTCATCCTCTCCGACATGGTCGCCAGGTTCGGGCACGAGCCCCTGGGATCGGCGATCGGCATACGTGAACGCATCCAGACCCCCGGGTTTGAGAGCCCCCCGCTCCAGATCACCCCGGAAGAACCGAAGAAGGGGTTGAAATGGGCGGCGGTCGAGGTGCCGTCGGGAGTGCGCGGCCGCATGGCGGTGTACGGTCCTCTCATTGAGGAGGCCGAGGCGGCGATCATCATCAAAGACCCCGACTATGCCTTCGGGTGCATGGGGTGTGCGAGGACGAACGAGTTGATCCAGTTCCATCTCAGGAACAAGGGGATCCCGGTCCTCGATGTCGCCTACCCGACGAGCGACGAGGAGGGCGTCGGGTTTGTCGCGGCGCTCAAGGAGTTCCTGACCGGACTGGAAACGGAGGGGTCGGCGTGA
- a CDS encoding methanogenesis marker 6 protein: protein MAEYVPKYQGTVTKYVFVESPLLTAKDLAVKAYEISAGVMIKETCFGLQVTGKPEEVESLVEAIRAFDPTHIFIKDRGFPPGDERRCRANLGGARPGYLGHEFEMQRVRYISHGLARVAGMDTGEIEEAAARRPDEERAHPLDLKKLKELIEAEEP from the coding sequence ATGGCTGAGTACGTCCCGAAATATCAGGGGACGGTCACGAAGTACGTCTTCGTTGAGTCGCCGCTCCTCACCGCGAAGGATCTCGCGGTGAAAGCCTACGAGATCTCTGCCGGTGTCATGATCAAGGAGACCTGTTTCGGTCTCCAGGTGACCGGGAAACCCGAAGAGGTCGAGTCCCTTGTCGAGGCGATCCGGGCGTTCGACCCGACGCATATTTTCATCAAAGACCGGGGATTTCCGCCCGGCGACGAGCGCCGGTGTCGGGCCAACCTGGGCGGAGCGCGGCCCGGGTATCTCGGGCACGAGTTCGAGATGCAGCGGGTGAGGTACATCTCGCACGGGCTTGCGCGCGTGGCCGGGATGGACACCGGGGAGATTGAGGAGGCCGCTGCCAGACGGCCGGATGAAGAGCGGGCGCATCCGCTCGACCTGAAGAAACTGAAGGAATTGATCGAAGCTGAGGAGCCCTAA
- the mmp3 gene encoding methyl-coenzyme M reductase-associated protein Mmp3 codes for MQVLLDGRQVALPEGATLGDLLPDHEWEFVVAVIRPATREAARTEHIRFMTTAGEVVIEITSLYTEYFGDGAALREAGPRALRWSDRYAAAFGPLVSGVVPDRTPHRYARGDVVLGCAGYDPAKSLLLFCRADHRADFGAGADGGVIGRVVSGRGVIDRWTQGDEITGIERIVSWADRTTSFVTLDPATPLEEGAEVVTRVEISAEGFADGRSDTKTAGSVEHLLLSLEGGSFSVGRAASTHIRDETMAPMDVLMDRKMPRHEGAVTVRTAGGSRGAVYIYREEIPSHPGHTLVGQVVHGIELVKLAGKGQRFAVSVDPPRFDLVGLSLADALAIAEERGIEVTLDGEGDDLVVVGQKPGTTLEALAAGAVTLSVLPAEKVVSITLDDEAAPLTCDIFRRATGLKTHFVGSMPVLFTFEDVVLFKPKIKKKVNIIPENTPHDLVPAGLLAMTNESRRGAGMVGARATDNSEFGPTSEPFDGTNIIGSVLDMEKLAAFTEGEKVYIREVRKHG; via the coding sequence ATGCAGGTCCTGCTCGACGGCAGGCAGGTGGCCCTCCCCGAAGGAGCGACGCTTGGCGACCTCCTCCCTGACCATGAGTGGGAGTTCGTCGTCGCGGTGATCAGGCCGGCGACCCGTGAGGCCGCCCGGACCGAGCATATCCGCTTTATGACCACGGCCGGCGAGGTCGTGATCGAGATCACCTCACTCTATACCGAATATTTCGGCGACGGTGCGGCCCTGCGCGAGGCAGGGCCGCGGGCCCTGCGGTGGAGCGACCGATACGCCGCGGCGTTCGGGCCGCTGGTCTCCGGCGTGGTTCCCGATCGCACCCCGCACCGGTACGCCCGCGGCGACGTGGTGCTCGGGTGTGCCGGCTACGACCCGGCAAAGTCGCTTCTTCTCTTCTGCCGCGCCGATCACCGGGCCGACTTCGGGGCCGGTGCCGACGGCGGGGTGATCGGCCGCGTCGTCTCGGGCCGGGGCGTCATCGATCGCTGGACTCAGGGCGACGAGATCACCGGGATCGAACGGATCGTCTCCTGGGCCGACCGCACCACCTCGTTTGTGACCCTCGACCCGGCAACACCCCTGGAGGAGGGGGCCGAGGTCGTCACCAGGGTCGAGATCAGCGCCGAAGGGTTTGCCGACGGTCGTTCCGACACCAAGACCGCCGGAAGCGTCGAACATCTTCTCCTCTCCCTTGAAGGGGGTTCCTTCTCGGTCGGCCGGGCGGCGAGCACCCATATCAGGGACGAGACGATGGCTCCGATGGATGTCCTGATGGACCGCAAAATGCCGCGGCATGAAGGTGCGGTGACGGTGCGGACGGCCGGAGGTTCCCGCGGTGCGGTGTATATCTACCGCGAGGAGATCCCGAGTCACCCTGGCCACACCCTCGTCGGCCAGGTCGTTCACGGGATCGAACTGGTCAAACTTGCAGGGAAGGGGCAACGGTTTGCGGTCTCGGTCGACCCGCCGCGTTTCGACCTGGTGGGGCTCTCCCTTGCCGATGCGTTGGCCATCGCGGAGGAGCGCGGGATCGAGGTGACGCTGGACGGCGAGGGCGACGACCTGGTGGTCGTCGGGCAGAAACCGGGGACCACCCTGGAGGCCCTGGCCGCCGGGGCGGTGACCCTCTCGGTCCTGCCAGCAGAAAAGGTCGTCTCCATCACCCTCGACGACGAGGCCGCTCCTCTGACCTGCGACATCTTCAGGCGCGCCACCGGTCTGAAGACCCATTTTGTCGGTTCGATGCCGGTCCTCTTCACCTTCGAGGACGTCGTCCTCTTCAAGCCGAAGATCAAAAAGAAGGTCAACATCATCCCCGAGAACACGCCGCACGATCTCGTGCCCGCCGGTCTGCTTGCAATGACCAACGAGTCCCGCCGGGGTGCGGGGATGGTCGGGGCCCGGGCGACCGACAACTCGGAGTTCGGGCCGACCTCAGAACCCTTCGACGGCACGAACATCATCGGGAGCGTGCTCGATATGGAGAAACTGGCTGCGTTTACCGAGGGAGAGAAGGTCTATATCAGGGAGGTGCGGAAACATGGCTGA